From a region of the Primulina eburnea isolate SZY01 chromosome 7, ASM2296580v1, whole genome shotgun sequence genome:
- the LOC140837232 gene encoding putative zinc finger protein At1g68190 isoform X2 yields the protein MDKVCEFCKSLRPIVYCKADSAHLCLSCDAKVHSANALSYRHPRTLVCESCRNRAARVRCVDHQMFMCQSCDSGSHHVSSRHRKRVIRSYVGCPSAKDLAVLWGFDLNQLESKLGDKDDQSVYSSSISVDSGVIATSNVRKVSFDEGSNIRGKMVLKDENRQQTTCSILEQIVDLERKLAKGSDDSCLVHVKDRTDGLSFEYDGNRKVHKTLGNHAEDHLGGHTNNQNMANLGEETTEEPFLMSFSQLDQLTSTESPIHGESFWQCKTDARNSEIWLQNMQDLGVCDEMRCFDDVNIPDVDLTFRNFEEIFGNDQQEIAGTQVGAKSTDCYISKEHSATRKFNSSCASTTKDASRPSSSSYLMQQSFDVTKDFDFSDKVHRYPTSKYSLHPTKLSHSTSFYVSRTTGESTDSESKDDEIAPRFPEPKLSNGSFDSDNTRLDGKENVIMRYKEKKILRHEKQGHYKSQKTKADGKISGKKVDT from the exons ATGGATAAGGTTTGTGAGTTTTGTAAGTCATTAAGGCCAATTGTGTACTGTAAGGCAGATTCAGCACATCTTTGCCTCTCTTGTGATGCCAAGGTTCACTCGGCCAATGCTCTTTCATATCGGCATCCCCGAACTCTCGTGTGCGAGTCATGCAGAAATCGAGCAGCACGCGTTCGGTGTGTTGATCATCAGATGTTCATGTGCCAAAGTTGTGATTCTGGCAGTCATCACGTTTCTTCACGGCACAGGAAAAGAGTGATTAGAAGTTATGTGGGGTGCCCTTCAGCCAAAGATTTAGCCGTTCTCTGGGGTTTCGATTTGAATCAGTTGGAGAGTAAGTTAGGCGATAAAGATGACCAGTCGGTTTATTCGTCATCAATTAGCGTTGATTCGGGCGTTATTGCCACTTCAAATGTTCGAAAAGTGTCGTTTGATGAGGGATCAAATATTCGAGGAAAAATG GTACTTAAAGACGAAAATAGGCAACAAACTACATGCTCGATTCTGGAACAAATCGTTGATTTAGAGAGGAAGCTTGCCAAGGGCAGCGATGATTCATGCTTAGTACATGTCAAAGATAGAACGGATGGATTATCATTCGAATATGATGGGAATCGGAAAGTGCATAAAACTCTGGGTAATCATGCCGAGGATCACCTTGGTGGGCATACCAACAATCAGAATATGGCGAATCTTGGCGAAGAAACGACAGAGGAGCCCTTTCTGATGTCTTTTTCACAGTTGGATCAATTGACAAGTACTGAAAGTCCCATTCAcggagagtcattttggcaatGCAAAACTGATGCTCGTAATAGCGAG ATTTGGCTTCAAAACATGCAAGACCTCGGAGTTTGTGATGAAATGCGATGTTTTGACGACGTCAACATACCTGATGTTGATTTGACATTCCGGAACTTTGAAGAAATCTTTGGAAATGATCAGCAAGAGATAGCTGGAACACAAGTTGGCGCCAAAAGCACAGATTGCTACATATCTAAGGAACATTCAGCAACTAGGAAATTTAATAGTAGCTGTGCAAGCACGACCAAG GATGCATCAAGGCCTTCTTCCTCTTCATACCTTATGCAGCAATCCTTTGATGTCACCAAAGATTTTGATTTTTCTGACAAAGTTCATCGCTATCCAACGAGTAAATATAGTCTGCATCCAACTAAACTATCTCACTCAACATCGTTCTATGTCTCAAGAACGACTGGTGAAAGCACTGATTCTGAAAGCAAGGACGATGAAATAGCTCCAAGGTTTCCTGAACCGAAACTTTCAAATGGCTCATTTGATTCAGACAACACGCGGTTGGACGGTAAAGAAAATGTCATCATGAGATAcaaggagaagaagattttgaG GCATGAAAAACAAGGTCACTACAAATCCCAAAAAACTAAAGCTGATGGCAAGATTTCTGGGAAAAAAGTCGATACCTGA
- the LOC140837232 gene encoding putative zinc finger protein At1g68190 isoform X1, translated as MDKVCEFCKSLRPIVYCKADSAHLCLSCDAKVHSANALSYRHPRTLVCESCRNRAARVRCVDHQMFMCQSCDSGSHHVSSRHRKRVIRSYVGCPSAKDLAVLWGFDLNQLESKLGDKDDQSVYSSSISVDSGVIATSNVRKVSFDEGSNIRGKMVLKDENRQQTTCSILEQIVDLERKLAKGSDDSCLVHVKDRTDGLSFEYDGNRKVHKTLGNHAEDHLGGHTNNQNMANLGEETTEEPFLMSFSQLDQLTSTESPIHGESFWQCKTDARNSEIWLQNMQDLGVCDEMRCFDDVNIPDVDLTFRNFEEIFGNDQQEIAGTQVGAKSTDCYISKEHSATRKFNSSCASTTKQDASRPSSSSYLMQQSFDVTKDFDFSDKVHRYPTSKYSLHPTKLSHSTSFYVSRTTGESTDSESKDDEIAPRFPEPKLSNGSFDSDNTRLDGKENVIMRYKEKKILRHEKQGHYKSQKTKADGKISGKKVDT; from the exons ATGGATAAGGTTTGTGAGTTTTGTAAGTCATTAAGGCCAATTGTGTACTGTAAGGCAGATTCAGCACATCTTTGCCTCTCTTGTGATGCCAAGGTTCACTCGGCCAATGCTCTTTCATATCGGCATCCCCGAACTCTCGTGTGCGAGTCATGCAGAAATCGAGCAGCACGCGTTCGGTGTGTTGATCATCAGATGTTCATGTGCCAAAGTTGTGATTCTGGCAGTCATCACGTTTCTTCACGGCACAGGAAAAGAGTGATTAGAAGTTATGTGGGGTGCCCTTCAGCCAAAGATTTAGCCGTTCTCTGGGGTTTCGATTTGAATCAGTTGGAGAGTAAGTTAGGCGATAAAGATGACCAGTCGGTTTATTCGTCATCAATTAGCGTTGATTCGGGCGTTATTGCCACTTCAAATGTTCGAAAAGTGTCGTTTGATGAGGGATCAAATATTCGAGGAAAAATG GTACTTAAAGACGAAAATAGGCAACAAACTACATGCTCGATTCTGGAACAAATCGTTGATTTAGAGAGGAAGCTTGCCAAGGGCAGCGATGATTCATGCTTAGTACATGTCAAAGATAGAACGGATGGATTATCATTCGAATATGATGGGAATCGGAAAGTGCATAAAACTCTGGGTAATCATGCCGAGGATCACCTTGGTGGGCATACCAACAATCAGAATATGGCGAATCTTGGCGAAGAAACGACAGAGGAGCCCTTTCTGATGTCTTTTTCACAGTTGGATCAATTGACAAGTACTGAAAGTCCCATTCAcggagagtcattttggcaatGCAAAACTGATGCTCGTAATAGCGAG ATTTGGCTTCAAAACATGCAAGACCTCGGAGTTTGTGATGAAATGCGATGTTTTGACGACGTCAACATACCTGATGTTGATTTGACATTCCGGAACTTTGAAGAAATCTTTGGAAATGATCAGCAAGAGATAGCTGGAACACAAGTTGGCGCCAAAAGCACAGATTGCTACATATCTAAGGAACATTCAGCAACTAGGAAATTTAATAGTAGCTGTGCAAGCACGACCAAG CAGGATGCATCAAGGCCTTCTTCCTCTTCATACCTTATGCAGCAATCCTTTGATGTCACCAAAGATTTTGATTTTTCTGACAAAGTTCATCGCTATCCAACGAGTAAATATAGTCTGCATCCAACTAAACTATCTCACTCAACATCGTTCTATGTCTCAAGAACGACTGGTGAAAGCACTGATTCTGAAAGCAAGGACGATGAAATAGCTCCAAGGTTTCCTGAACCGAAACTTTCAAATGGCTCATTTGATTCAGACAACACGCGGTTGGACGGTAAAGAAAATGTCATCATGAGATAcaaggagaagaagattttgaG GCATGAAAAACAAGGTCACTACAAATCCCAAAAAACTAAAGCTGATGGCAAGATTTCTGGGAAAAAAGTCGATACCTGA